A genomic window from Labrus bergylta chromosome 7, fLabBer1.1, whole genome shotgun sequence includes:
- the bida gene encoding BH3 interacting domain death agonist — translation MDNLGSLNGGPNAALLVLTFLQADCRNSECVKELHSLGQELHLRLEDGDLETDGHLPVFIRASLDDIQPSVELQNRARNGDDAEYVRFALELREIAAQLEHNIVAQATQNLNGKISNSPFHQWKDHLSREVERVMRQGVGLEHLARERVIMALTLTLVKGVCEQAPRLLRNLFNIALQYVSGGGNR, via the exons ATGGATAACCTGGGGAGCCTGAACGGAGGGCCAAACGCCGCCCTGCTCGTTTTGACCTTCCTGCAGGCGGATTGTAGGAACTCAGAGTGCGTGAAAGAGCTTCACTCTCTGGGGCAGGAGCTTCACCTCCGTCTGGAGGATGGAGACCTGGAAACTGACGGTCACCTGCCCGTCTTCATTAGAGCCTCCCTGGATGATATTCAGCCTTCAGTGGAGCTGCAGAACAGGGCGA gaaaCGGTGACGATGCAGAATATGTGCGTTTTGCACTGGAGCTGAGAGAAATCGCAGCGCAGCTGGAGCACAACATCGTGGCTCAGGCGACCCAGAACCTCAACGGGAAAATATCAAACTCCCCTTTCCAT CAGTGGAAAGACCACCTGAGCCGGGAGGTGGAGCGAGTGATGAGGCAGGGTGTGGGTCTGGAGCATTTGGCCCGGGAGAGGGTGATCATGGCCCTGACTCTGACCCTGGTGAAGGGAGTATGTGAGCAGGCGCCGCGGCTGCTGAGGAACCTCTTCAACATCGCACTGCAGTACGTGAGCGGCGGGGGGAACAGGTGA